From Cydia pomonella isolate Wapato2018A chromosome 26, ilCydPomo1, whole genome shotgun sequence, one genomic window encodes:
- the LOC133531938 gene encoding uncharacterized protein LOC133531938, with the protein MAHSYILLAFLQVLCLQHVYSQAICPNPCSCPSQVSVTKTSIQNPVMVNPPCQQVVTSCQQAIAPCQQVVAPCQPVCQCQPLCQACYPAVNVATPCDLGYVASYGIPSTTIIQDDSVANNLVNALQMLIVSNLLGNTLPNNDLLLGAPMLGQPALLGQPALLGQPVLPGLLGCGCGCGCGCGLGCGCGCDCGGCCIF; encoded by the exons ATGGCGCACAGCTATATTTTGCTTGCTTTTCTTCAAGTGTTGTGTTTACAg CATGTCTACTCCCAAGCTATCTGCCCAAACCCCTGCAGCTGTCCATCACAGGTCTCTGTGACTAAAACTAGCATCCAGAACCCAGTAATGGTCAACCCGCCGTGCCAGCAAGTGGTCACGTCGTGCCAGCAAGCCATCGCGCCGTGCCAGCAAGTCGTCGCACCGTGCCAGCCTGTGTGCCAGTGTCAACCCTTGTGCCAGGCTTGCTATCCAGCAGTTAATGTTGCCACGCCTTGTGATCTGGGTTATGTAGCTTCGTATGGTATACCGTCTACAACTATTAttcag gATGACTCCGTAGCAAATAACTTAGTCAACGCCCTCCAAATGCTGATTGTTAGCAACCTTCTGGGTAACACTCTCCCTAACAACGACCTGCTGCTGGGCGCACCCATGCTTGGGCAACCGGCGTTGCTTGGGCAACCGGCGTTACTCGGGCAACCAGTTCTGCCAGGGTTACTCGGTTGCGGATGCGGATGTGGGTGCGGATGCGGCTTAGGCTGCGGTTGTGGCTGTGATTGCGGTGGTTGCtgtatattttaa